A region of Arabidopsis thaliana chromosome 5, partial sequence DNA encodes the following proteins:
- a CDS encoding Clp amino terminal domain-containing protein (Clp amino terminal domain-containing protein; INVOLVED IN: protein metabolic process; LOCATED IN: cellular_component unknown; EXPRESSED IN: 17 plant structures; EXPRESSED DURING: 9 growth stages; CONTAINS InterPro DOMAIN/s: Clp, N-terminal (InterPro:IPR004176); BEST Arabidopsis thaliana protein match is: Double Clp-N motif-containing P-loop nucleoside triphosphate hydrolases superfamily protein (TAIR:AT4G29920.1); Has 283 Blast hits to 240 proteins in 33 species: Archae - 2; Bacteria - 10; Metazoa - 3; Fungi - 0; Plants - 262; Viruses - 0; Other Eukaryotes - 6 (source: NCBI BLink).): MRTGGYTIQQTLTTEAASVLKHSLTLARRRGHAQVTPLHVAATLLSSRTSLLRRACIKSHPGFSTNYQFAPSRLQHHHHHNQNHPLQCRALELCFNVALNRLPTVPGPMFHGQPSLANALVAALKRAQAHQRRGCIEQQQQTQTHPQTQQTQLLAVKVELEQLVISILDDPSVSRVMREAGFNSTAVKSCVEDCSVSSVFYGGSAVGVFSSPNSPDQQQQHHNSINRLHHYQNPKDFNFINPNFPLWQTHFLNQSPDQNPLLLSSSASHHHQQQRLREIDLKLVVDVLMRKKTKKKNPVIVGDSISFTEGFVSELMAKLERGEIDQTGELKQTHFVKFHFSPMASKFMRREDVELNIKELRKKVLSLTTSGKNAIIFTGDLKWTVKEITNNNSGGINEISSSYSPLDHLVEEIGKLITECNDDGDDDDCKTRKVWVMGTASFQTYMRCQMRQPSLETLWALHPVSVPSSANLGLSLHATSGHEARNMSTVNATKSLSGYDKAEEEETISHVLSCCPECVTSFDREAKSLKANQDKLLPSWLQSHDADSSSQKDELMGLKRKWNRFCETLHNQTGQLSMMGNYPYGLPYGSSHESSKSTSLIDSLGLKPNQRATNSIAKFRRQNSCTIEFDLGGNEHEKGESINEAEDDKGNETVTLDLGRSLFRSDSVTDTRLKLSALVKALEESIPRQTVTMRLIAESLMDCVSKKKDSWIIIEGRDTTAKRRVARTVSESVFGSFESLVHIDLKKKGNESKASPATLLAYELKNPEKVVFLIEDIDLADSRFLKLLADRFEDKRRIKTGIDHRQAIFILTKEDSRNVRNRDSVLQIGLEITAQSPGKKRKPESDLSIENGFWMKKEVCSRQSSFNSSYLDLNIKAEDEEVEGEISPISSDLTGEEETEFSSSSNFLNRIQNRFVLNRSCEPGIEKGMITAAFREIFPEREEGGGVRFSVEDKLVEELYGIQNGAFERWLKEVFQTGLLTVKKGGKKDTGVIRMVFGGIVDNKGYGGGVGGYMATFLPNKVQVSKFE; this comes from the exons ATGCGAACAGGTGGTTATACGATTCAACAGACACTCACTACAGAGGCTGCTTCTGTTTTGAAGCACTCTCTCACTTTAGCTAGGAGAAGAGGCCATGCTCAG gTCACTCCTCTCCATGTTGCAGCTACATTACTGTCATCAAGGACAAGTCTTTTGAGAAGGGCGTGCATTAAATCTCACCCTGGTTTTTCAACTAATTACCAGTTTGCCCCTTCTCGtcttcaacatcatcatcaccataaCCAAAACCATCCTCTTCAATGCAGAGCTCTCGAGCTTTGTTTCAATGTCGCACTCAACAGGCTTCCTACTGTTCCTGGTCCTATGTTTCATGGTCAGCCTTCTCTCGCAAACGCTCTCGTCGCTGCACTCAAAAGAGCTCAGGCTCACCAAAGACGCGGCTGTATcgagcaacaacaacaaacgcAAACGCACCCTCAAACGCAGCAAACGCAGTTATTGGCAGTCAAAGTAGAGCTTGAACAGTTGGTTATATCCATTCTTGATGACCCGAGTGTGAGTCGGGTCATGAGAGAAGCTGGATTTAACAGCACCGCCGTGAAAAGCTGTGTCGAAGATTGTTCCGTTTCTTCCGTCTTTTACGGTGGCTCAGCCGTCGGagtcttctcttctccaaactCTCCcgatcaacaacaacaacatcacaaCAGCATCAACCGACTTCACCACtaccaaaaccctaaagatTTCAACTTTATAAACCCTAACTTCCCTTTATGGCAAACCCATTTCTTAAACCAATCTCCAGACCAAAACCCACTTCTACTTTCCTCCTCCGCCtctcatcatcaccaacaacaacGCCTGAGAGAAATCGATTTGAAACTCGTCGTTGATGTTCTTATGaggaagaaaacgaagaagaagaacccagTGATCGTCGGAGACTCAATTTCGTTCACTGAAGGTTTCGTTTCAGAGCTAATGGCAAAGCTAGAGAGAGGAGAAATCGATCAAACCGGTGAGTTAAAGCAAACCCATTTCGTCAAGTTTCATTTTTCGCCAATGGCGTCCAAGTTCATGAGAAGAGAAGACGTTGAGCTAAACATAAAGGAGTTAAGGAAGAAAGTGCTCTCTTTAACAACGAGTGGCAAAAATGCAATTATCTTCACTGGTGACTTAAAGTGGACAGTCAAAGAGATTACAAACAACAACAGTGGTGGAATCAATGAGATTTCTTCATCTTACAGTCCTTTGGATCATCTTGTTGAAGAGATTGGGAAATTAATCACTGAGTGTAACGacgatggtgatgatgatgattgtaAAACCAGAAAGGTTTGGGTAATGGGAACAGCTTCGTTTCAGACATACATGAGGTGTCAAATGAGACAACCTTCGTTAGAAACACTGTGGGCACTTCATCCTGTCTCTGTCCCTTCGTCAGCTAATCTTGGCTTAAGCCTTCATGCGACAAG TGGACATGAGGCAAGGAACATGAGTACTGTGAATGCAACAAAGTCACTTTCTGGTTATGATaaagctgaggaagaagagacaatAAGCCATGTTCTGAGTTGTTGTCCTGAATGTGTTACTAGCTTTGACAGAGAAGCCAAATCCCTTAAAGCTAATCAAGACAAGCTCTTGCCTTCTTGGCTCCAATCTCATGATGCAGACAGTTCTTCACAGAAG GATGAGTTAATGGGATTGAAGAGAAAATGGAACAGGTTTTGTGAAACTCTACATAATCAGACAGGACAATTGAGTATGATGGGCAACTATCCCTATGGCTTGCCTTATGGATCATCACATGAGTCTTCGAAATCAACTTCTTTGATTGATTCATTAGGTTTGAAGCCGAATCAGCGAGCCACAAACTCGATTGCTAAATTCAGACGTCAGAATTCTTGCACCATTGAGTTTGATTTGGGTGGAAACGAACATGAGAAGGGTGAGTCGATCAATGAAGCTGAAGATGACAAGGGAAATGAGACGGTCACTCTTGATTTGGGGCGTTCTCTGTTTCGATCAGATTCCGTAACAGATACGAGACTGAAGCTCAGCGCTTTGGTCAAAGCTTTGGAGGAGAGTATTCCAAGGCAAACTGTGACAATGCGTCTTATCGCTGAGAGTTTAATGGATTGCgtgtcaaagaagaaagacagtTGGATTATAATCGAGGGCAGGGACACAACCGCGAAGAGGAGAGTAGCTCGTACTGTATCTGAATCTGTTTTCGGATCTTTCGAGTCTCTGGTTCATATTGACCTTAAGAAGAAAGGAAACGAGTCAAAGGCCAGCCCGGCAACGCTACTTGCTTATGAATTGAAGAACCCTGAGAAGGTTGTGTTCTTGATTGAAGACATTGATTTGGCAGATTCCCGCTTCTTGAAACTCCTTGCTGATCGGTTTGAGGACAAACGGAGGATTAAAACCGGTATCGATCATCGCCAAGCCATCTTTATTTTGACAAAGGAGGATTCAAGGAATGTGAGAAACAGAGACTCTGTTTTGCAAATTGGTTTGGAGATCACGGCACAGAGTCCagggaaaaagagaaaacccGAATCGGATTTATCGATCGAGAATGGGTTTTGGATGAAGAAGGAAGTGTGCTCTAGGCAATCGAGTTTCAATAGCTCTTACCTCGACCTGAACATAAAAGCTGAAGACGAAGAAGTAGAAGGTGAGATCAGTCCAATTTCAAGCGATTTAACAGGAGAGGAGGAGACAGAGTTCTCCTCTTCAAGCAACTTTCTAAACCGGATTCAAAACCGGTTTGTCCTAAACAGGTCATGTGAACCAGGTATCGAAAAAGGTATGATAACAGCAGCTTTCAGGGAGATTTTTCCTGAGAGGGAAGAAGGAGGCGGAGTTAGGTTTAGCGTGGAGGACAAGTTAGTAGAGGAGCTTTACGGGATTCAAAACGGTGCGTTTGAAAGATGGTTAAAGGAGGTTTTTCAAACGGGGTTACTAACGGTTAAAAAGGGAGGGAAAAAGGATACGGGTGTAATTAGGATGGTGTTTGGGGGTATAGTTGACAACAAAGGATATGGTGGGGGTGTTGGTGGGTACATGGCTACATTTCTTCCGAACAAAGTCCAAGTTTCCAAGTTCGAGTAG
- the PAP28 gene encoding purple acid phosphatase 28 (purple acid phosphatase 28 (PAP28); FUNCTIONS IN: protein serine/threonine phosphatase activity, acid phosphatase activity; LOCATED IN: endomembrane system; EXPRESSED IN: 20 plant structures; EXPRESSED DURING: 9 growth stages; CONTAINS InterPro DOMAIN/s: Metallophosphoesterase (InterPro:IPR004843), Phosphoesterase At2g46880 (InterPro:IPR011230); BEST Arabidopsis thaliana protein match is: purple acid phosphatase 29 (TAIR:AT5G63140.1); Has 678 Blast hits to 661 proteins in 227 species: Archae - 0; Bacteria - 324; Metazoa - 0; Fungi - 205; Plants - 115; Viruses - 0; Other Eukaryotes - 34 (source: NCBI BLink).), translated as MNCSIGNWKHTVLYLTLIVSLLYFIESLISHKLHINYNKIRLKRSPNLPLRFRDDGTFKILQVADMHFGMGMITRCRDVLDSEFEYCSDLNTTRFLRRMIESERPDLIAFTGDNIFGSSTTDAAESLLEAIGPAIEYGIPWAAVLGNHDHESTLNRLELMTFLSLMDFSVSQINPLVEDETKGDTMRLIDGFGNYRVRVYGAPGSVLANSTVFDLFFFDSGDREIVQGKRTYGWIKESQLRWLQDTSIQGHSQRIHVNPPALAFFHIPILEVRELWYTPFIGQFQEGVACSIVQSGVLQTFVSMGNVKAAFMGHDHVNDFCGTLKGVWFCYGGGFGYHAYGRPNWHRRARVIEAKLGKGRDTWEGIKLIKTWKRLDDEYLSKIDEQVLWETSDSFLK; from the exons ATGAATTGTTCAATCGGAAACTGGAAACACACTGTTCTCTACTTAACCCTAATCGTATCTCTTCTCTACTTCATCGAATCCCTAATCTCACACAAATTACACATCAACTACAACAAAATCCGCCTGAAAAGATCTCCGAATCTTCCTCTACGATTCCGTGACGATGGCACATTCAAAATCCTCCAG GTCGCGGATATGCATTTCGGAATGGGGATGATTACTCGATGTAGAGATGTGTTGGATTCAGAATTCGAATATTGTTCTGATCTCAACACTACTCGGTTTCTTCGTAGGATGATTGAATCTGAGAGACCTGATTTGATTGCTTTCACTG GGGATAATATATTTGGATCAAGTACTACTGATGCAGCTGAATCTCTTCTTGAAGCTATTGGTCCAGCTATTGAATATGGAATCCCATGGGCTGCTGTTTTAGGAAATCATGACCATGAATCTACTTTGAACCGTTTAGAATTGATGACTTTCCTTTCTCTTATggatttttctgtttctcaaaTCAATCCACTTGTTGAAGATGAAACTAAAGGAGATACAATGAGGTTAATCGATGGATTTGGGAATTACCGAGTGAGAGTTTACGGTGCTCCTGGTTCTGTGTTGGCGAATAGTACCGtctttgatctcttcttttttgataGTGGAGATAGAGAAATAGTACAAGGTAAACGAACTTATGGATGGATCAAGGAATCACAACTTCGTTGGCTTCAAGATACTTCTATACAG GGTCATAGCCAGAGGATTCATGTTAATCCGCCAGCGTTAGCCTTCTTCCACATCCCAATATTGGAAGTTCGGGAACTGTGGTACACGCCCTTTATCGGTCAGTTTCAGGAAGGAGTGGCATGCTCTATTGTTCAGTCTGGAGTCTTACAGACATTTGTGTCAATGGGAAATGTAAAAGCTGCGTTCATGGGACACGACCATGTTAATGATTTCTGTGGAACTCTAAAAGGGGTATGGTTTTGTTACGGTGGAGGATTCGGATACCATGCTTATGGACGACCAAATTGGCATAGAAGAGCAAGAGTGATAGAAGCTAAGCTTGGGAAAGGAAGAGACACATGGGAAGGAATCAAACTTATCAAGACTTGGAAACGTCTTGACGACGAATACTTGAGCAAAATAGACGAACAAGTCTTATGGGAAACTTCCGACTCATTTCTGAAGTGA